From the genome of Mesorhizobium japonicum MAFF 303099, one region includes:
- a CDS encoding mandelate racemase/muconate lactonizing enzyme family protein, which yields MARIEKVELRMVDLVPKVRRTDAIQSFVSQETPIVTITDSDGAIGTGYSYTIGTGGSSVMRLLSDHLAPRLIGRDPDMIEAIWHDLEFATHATTIGAITSIAIAAIDTALWDLRAKKQNLPLWKLAGGAKDRCPLYTTEGGWLHIETAALVDDALAAKAKGFRGSKVKIGRPHGSEDLARLSAVRKAVGDGYEIMTDANQGFSVDEAIRRAARLRELDLAWIEEPLPADDIDGHIRLSNSTPTPIAIGESLYSIRHFREYMQKGACSIVQVDVGRIGGITPWLKIAHAAEAFDIPVCPHFLMELHVSLTCAVQNGRYVEYIPQLDQLTGKHMRIEDGHALAPDEPGIGIDWDWDAVKAMSIAEFTTAITK from the coding sequence ATGGCTAGAATCGAGAAAGTCGAACTGCGGATGGTGGACCTTGTGCCCAAGGTCAGGCGCACGGATGCCATCCAGAGTTTCGTCAGCCAGGAAACACCCATCGTCACGATCACCGATTCCGACGGCGCGATCGGCACCGGTTACAGCTACACGATCGGCACCGGCGGTTCGTCGGTGATGCGGCTCTTGTCCGACCATCTGGCGCCACGCCTGATCGGCCGCGACCCCGACATGATCGAGGCGATCTGGCACGATCTCGAATTCGCCACCCATGCGACGACCATCGGTGCGATCACCTCCATCGCCATTGCGGCGATCGATACGGCGCTCTGGGATCTGAGGGCGAAGAAGCAGAACCTGCCGCTGTGGAAACTCGCCGGCGGCGCCAAGGACCGCTGCCCGCTATACACCACCGAGGGCGGCTGGCTGCACATCGAGACCGCAGCACTTGTCGACGACGCACTGGCTGCCAAGGCGAAGGGATTTCGTGGCTCGAAAGTGAAGATCGGCAGGCCGCACGGGTCGGAGGATCTCGCCCGCCTGTCGGCGGTGCGCAAGGCTGTGGGCGACGGCTACGAGATCATGACCGACGCCAATCAGGGGTTTTCGGTCGACGAGGCGATCCGGCGCGCGGCGCGGCTGCGCGAACTCGACCTCGCCTGGATCGAGGAGCCGCTGCCGGCCGACGACATTGACGGCCATATCAGGTTGTCCAACTCGACGCCGACGCCAATTGCCATTGGCGAATCGCTCTATTCGATCCGCCATTTTCGCGAATACATGCAGAAAGGCGCCTGCTCGATCGTGCAGGTCGATGTCGGCCGCATCGGCGGCATCACGCCATGGCTCAAGATCGCCCATGCGGCGGAGGCCTTCGACATTCCGGTCTGCCCGCATTTCCTGATGGAGCTGCATGTCAGCTTGACCTGCGCGGTTCAGAACGGCAGGTATGTCGAGTACATTCCGCAACTCGACCAGTTGACCGGCAAGCATATGCGCATCGAGGATGGGCATGCGCTGGCGCCCGACGAACCCGGCATCGGCATCGACTGGGATTGGGACGCGGTCAAGGCCATGAGCATCGCCGAATTCACCACGGCGATCACGAAATAG
- a CDS encoding carbohydrate ABC transporter permease: MDENSSARLKRRLLGIVYRIGLFLAMLTICLPGLWIVLSSLRPTVEIMAKPPVWIPQEISFDAYIAMFSGIGKGGIPVIEYFRNSLIISVTSTIIAVAIGMAGGYAFARYRFRGKSSVFLGLMLTRTVPGIALSLPLFFLYVRLGIIDTHFGLILAYVALNVPFTIWLIDGFFRQVPKDLAEAAQIDGCTRWQAFWQVEFPLAGPGIASAAIFAFLTCWNEFALASQLTRSVSAKTLPVGLLDYTAEFTIDWRGMCALAVVMIIPALTLTYIVQKHLVGGLTSGAVKG, translated from the coding sequence CGAGAATTCTTCCGCCCGCCTGAAGCGCCGGCTGCTGGGCATCGTCTATCGCATCGGCCTGTTCCTGGCGATGCTGACCATCTGCCTGCCCGGCCTCTGGATCGTGCTGTCATCGCTGCGGCCAACCGTCGAGATCATGGCCAAGCCGCCGGTGTGGATCCCGCAGGAGATCTCGTTCGACGCTTACATCGCAATGTTCTCGGGCATCGGCAAAGGCGGCATCCCGGTCATCGAATATTTCCGCAATTCGCTGATCATCTCGGTGACCTCGACGATCATTGCGGTCGCCATCGGCATGGCCGGCGGCTATGCCTTCGCGCGCTACCGCTTCCGCGGCAAATCCAGCGTCTTCCTCGGCCTGATGCTGACGCGCACCGTGCCGGGCATCGCGCTGTCGCTGCCGCTGTTCTTCCTCTACGTGCGGCTCGGCATCATCGACACGCATTTCGGGCTGATCCTGGCCTATGTCGCGCTTAACGTGCCGTTCACCATCTGGCTGATCGACGGCTTCTTCCGCCAGGTGCCGAAAGACCTCGCCGAGGCCGCACAGATCGATGGCTGCACGCGCTGGCAGGCTTTCTGGCAGGTGGAGTTCCCGCTCGCCGGACCGGGCATTGCGTCTGCCGCCATCTTTGCCTTCTTGACCTGCTGGAACGAATTCGCGCTGGCTTCGCAACTGACCCGCTCGGTCAGCGCCAAAACGTTGCCGGTCGGCCTGCTCGACTACACGGCCGAGTTCACCATCGACTGGCGCGGCATGTGCGCGCTGGCCGTGGTGATGATCATTCCCGCACTCACCCTCACCTATATCGTCCAGAAACACCTTGTCGGCGGCCTGACCTCCGGCGCGGTGAAAGGCTGA
- a CDS encoding ABC transporter ATP-binding protein — protein sequence MATVSLKKLTKRYGNIGIVHGIDLDIADREFIALVGPSGCGKSTTLRMIAGLEEISAGTIEIGGRIVNDLPPRSRNISMVFQSYALYPHMTVRENLGFSLKIAGAAKEDMDRRVAEASAILGLDTLLDRRPSQLSGGQRQRVAMGRAIVRDPDVFLFDEPLSNLDAKLRTQMRTEIKKLHAKVQSTVIYVTHDQVEAMTLADRIVIMRDGHIEQVGTPDEVFRRPATRFVAGFIGSPPMNLHEATVDDGQLVFASGEKLPLPAQFKANVATGDKVVFGLRPDDIYPTGHGISSGGAADVHQIDLPITVTEPLGNETLVFVEFNGTDWVSRMLNPRPLRSGERVAMSLDLSQAHLFAAETGKTLRS from the coding sequence ATGGCAACGGTTTCCCTCAAAAAACTGACCAAGCGCTACGGCAATATCGGGATCGTGCATGGCATCGATCTCGATATTGCCGACCGCGAATTCATCGCGCTGGTCGGCCCGTCAGGCTGCGGCAAGTCAACGACTTTACGTATGATTGCCGGGCTCGAAGAAATCAGCGCCGGTACGATCGAGATCGGCGGGCGTATCGTCAACGATCTGCCGCCGCGCTCGCGCAACATCTCGATGGTGTTCCAGTCCTACGCGCTCTACCCGCACATGACGGTGCGCGAGAATCTCGGCTTCTCCCTGAAGATCGCCGGTGCGGCCAAAGAGGACATGGATCGCCGCGTCGCCGAGGCCTCGGCCATCCTCGGCCTCGATACGCTGCTCGACCGCCGCCCGTCGCAGCTCTCCGGCGGCCAGCGCCAGCGCGTCGCCATGGGCCGCGCCATCGTGCGCGACCCCGACGTGTTCCTGTTCGACGAGCCGCTTTCCAATCTCGACGCCAAGCTGCGCACGCAGATGCGCACCGAGATCAAGAAGCTGCATGCCAAGGTGCAGTCGACAGTGATCTACGTCACCCACGACCAGGTCGAGGCGATGACGCTGGCCGATCGCATCGTCATCATGCGCGACGGCCATATCGAACAGGTCGGCACGCCAGACGAGGTGTTCCGCCGCCCGGCGACACGCTTCGTCGCCGGCTTCATCGGTTCGCCGCCGATGAATTTGCACGAGGCGACGGTCGATGACGGCCAGCTGGTTTTCGCCAGCGGCGAAAAGCTGCCGCTGCCCGCCCAGTTCAAGGCCAATGTCGCGACCGGCGACAAGGTTGTGTTCGGGTTGCGGCCGGATGACATCTATCCGACCGGCCATGGCATCAGCTCCGGCGGGGCGGCCGATGTCCATCAGATCGACCTGCCGATCACCGTCACCGAGCCGCTCGGCAACGAGACGCTTGTGTTCGTCGAGTTCAACGGCACGGACTGGGTTTCGCGCATGCTGAACCCGCGCCCGTTGCGCTCCGGCGAGCGGGTGGCGATGAGCCTCGACCTGTCGCAGGCGCATCTGTTTGCCGCCGAGACCGGAAAGACATTGCGGAGCTGA